In Microplitis mediator isolate UGA2020A chromosome 2, iyMicMedi2.1, whole genome shotgun sequence, a single window of DNA contains:
- the LOC130678400 gene encoding probable serine/threonine-protein kinase clkA: protein NNNNNNNNNNNNNNNNNNNNNNNNNNNNNNNNNNNNNNNNNNNNNNNNNNNNNNNNNNNNNNNNNNNNNNNNNNNNNNNNNNNNNNNNNNNNNNNNNNNNNNNNNNNNNNNNNNNNNNNNNNNNNNNNNNNNNNNNNNNNNNNNNNNNNNNNNNNNNNNNNNNNNNNNNNNNNNNNNNNNNNNNNNNNNNNNNNNNNNNNNNNNNNNNNNNNNNNNNNNNNNNNNNNNNNNNNNNNNNNNNNNNNNNNNNNNNNNNNNNNNNNNNNNNNNNN, encoded by the coding sequence aataataataataataataataataataataataataataataataataataataataataataataataataataataataataataataataataataataataataataataataataataataataataataataataataataataataataataataataataataataataataataataataataataataataataataataataataataataataataataataataataataataataataataataataataataataataataataataataataataataataataataataataataataataataataataataataataataataataataataataataataataataataataataataataataataataataataataataataataataataataataataataataataataataataataataataataataataataataataataataataataataataataataataataataataataataataataataataataataataataataataataataataataataataataataataataataataataataataataataataataataataataataataataataataataataataataataataataataataataataataataataataataataataataataataataataataataataataataataataataataataataataataataataataataataataataataataataataataataataataataataataataataataataataataataataataataat